GCTACTTTGTCGATCTAGACCCTCGCTTCGTCAAAAAAGTGCTGTCGGACAAGAAATTTGATGTCGCCCGCTCCTACATGGACCATGTCGTCGATCAGGGAGTCACCATTCTCAAAAACCGGAAGGTAACCGGCCTGTTTACCACTCCTAAACTGCTGGAGGCGCTCGCGGAGAAAATTGATCTCTACGAAGCGGGCATCCGCGGTGTTTTCTGCGGCGGAACCACGATGGCACCGCAATACGTGCGTTATATCGTCGAGGAAGTTCTGGAGGGTCGCATCGGGTTTTATCCGACCTATGGCAATACTCTCATGGGCCTGGCTGCGAGTGTACCGTTGAAACCGGAGGACAACTTCTCCATCACCTATTACGCGCCCCAGCCCCGGGCCGTCCTGCGCGTGGTCGATCCCAAGGCGACGAGCCAACTCAGGTCGTATGGTGAATGGGGCCGTGTGGAGCTAACCACGCTCACCAAGGAGTTCTTCATGCCGCGCTTCCTGGAGCGCGATGAGGCGATCCGCAAAGAGCCACGAGCACCCTACAGCTGGGACGGCGTCGCGGAAGTCAGGCCTTTCGGAGCGATGGAAAAGCAAATCGTCGAAGGCGTCTACTAGACGCGCCTCACTTGCCATCCCAGGACTCGCCGGTGATCACCTTGTAGCGATCAGCCATCACTTTGGCTCGATCGCTCTGGGCCTGCTTCTCCAGCAAGCCGCTCAAATAGCCAAGCACTTGCGGACGGTCGGGGGTTCTTATCAAGAACCCCTCCAGAGTGGCGGTGGCAGACTTAAGGTCCCCCTGCAGTTCCTGTGCATACGCCAGACGCAAGGCGATATCCGGGTCCCAAGGCTTGAGCCCGCGTGCCTGTTCCAACTGAGCGGACGCGGACGGCAGCTCACCTCGTTGCAACGAAGCTACCGCCGTGCGCAGGATGTTCTCACCGGCGGCCGAGGCGATCTGCACCAACTGCTGGCACTGCCCCAAAGCTTCACTCTCTCGACCCAAACGGCTCAAAACATCGATCCATTTAAGACGGCTGCCGACGTGTTGCGGTTCGCGTAAAAGATGGGTCTCGAAGCAGACAGCGGCCTCCTGCCACCGTCCTTTGTCCCACAACAGCGTGCCCAAATAGAAGGGAAGCTTCTTGCATTCCCGATCTTCCCAGAGGTCGTTCCGGACGGCTTCAAATGCCGCCAAGGCCTCGGTGGACTGCCCCAGCTGAAACTGGCTGATTCCCAAAAAATAGCGAGCACGCGGATCAGCGGGAGCGAGCCGGAGCCACTCCGTCGCTGCCGAGCGCACCTCGGACCACTGTCCCACCAACGCTAAGACCTCCGCACGAGCTCTCTGAAAGACGCTAGATTGATCGAAACGCGAGGAGTACTCGCTTAAGAGGGCCAAAGCCTGGTCACGTTGTCGGATCGCGAGTAAGCCGAGGCTGGTCGCACGCACCGCTTCCGCTGAGGGTGTGAGTTGGAGAGCATGTCGGGCGTACCGAAGGGAGGCAGCATGATGGCCGTCCCGACGCGAGGCTTCACTAAGTCGAATCCAGAATCCTGCGTCGGACGAAATCTGTGGATCGGAGAGATGCGGGATCAGTCCGCTTCCAGCCTGCTCATAGAGACGCGATACCATCGACTCCGGCCTCAGGGGCGTGACCGCTCTAAGGATGACCTGAAGAGGCGCGGAGAACTCGATCACACGATTATCGTCCGTATTGTAGTTTGATCCCGACAGCTGTCCGCTCAACTCCTTGCCCCCAATCCAATAGTGCGCCAAAAGATCCTCCACACTGCCCGTCCGCATGATCCGAAACTCCTGCTCAACCGCATCGCTCCACTTCGCTCTAAGCCGCGCGAGATCGAAGGCCAGGGGCTTCATGGACCCAAGGACAACGGCATCGGTCCCACTTCTGAACAGGTGCATCTCAGGGTACACCGACCCGAAAGTTCGGAGAATCAACTCGAAATGCTCCGGCTCGATTTCATACATCTGCAGCCACAAACAAAACGTCCCAGCATCCCGAAGGCGCTTGCGGCTCAGCTCAAAGAACTCCTTGGTGAACAGATTGGCCGCACCTGGGATCCAGGGATTGGAGGGTTCGGAGATGATGACGTCATATTGACGGTCGCTCACCAACAGGTGATTGCGTGCGTCGTTGACGAGCATGTGTGTCCGCGGATCGGCAAGCGGCTTGCGGTTGTAGTCCTCGAAAAAGCGGCTGCCCTCCACCACCGCGTGCTCCAACTCAAGGCAATCCACCCGTTTAACCGGATGTGTCAGCACCGAGCCTAGCGTCACTCCGCTTCCCAAACCAATCACGAGCACGTCATCCGACTTATCACCTAACAACAAAGGCAGTTGACCCAGAAGAATCTGGGTGCCCAGGTCGCCCTGTTGAGGCTCGTCGTGCGGAGCAAACGGATTCTTGAGCCCCGACGGCACGGAGGCATCGGGCTTTCCGTTCACCGCCAGGTGGATCAGATTCCGGCTCCGTTTCACCGTCACCGTACAGGTCAATCCCTCATCGAAGAAAAGCACCTCACCACTGAGAGCTCGGAGACGTTGCAAAAACTCCTGCCGGTTCAGTCCGGTGTAATCCTTGGCATACCGAAACATCCCGGACGACATCACGGCCGGATCCCAAGGAGACGTCAGAGCCAGGCTTGCCACGCCAATCGTGAGCAAGGCCGCCCCTACGGTGCGCCGGCATCTCCGCAGAAACCCGCGCTGCATGAAGCTCATGGCCCAGGCGCCAAGTGCGGCATTGAGCAGCACCCCCATCAACATGGTCTTCTGTGTACCGAGCAGGGGAACCAACCAGAACCCGGCAACGACAGAACCGCCGATCGCACCCAGCGTGTTCCAGGCATACGCCCATCCCACGAGAGCGGGAGTTGTGCTACCCGCGGTAGGCAAGCCCTGAAGCACGATGGGAAACATAGCCCCCAGCCCAATCGTCGGCAGAATCATCAACCCAAACGCGAAGAGGAACTGCACCGATAGAAACGTGGCTGGTGAAGTCGGAACCATTTCAAAGGTCTTGAGATACAGAAAAGGAAGCTCTTCCACACACTGCACCCCAAGATAGGTCGTCAAAAGCACTCCCACCTGAACCAGAGCGACAGCGTGGAACACGTAAGCCCGGTTCCGCAGCAGCCGATTCCCTAACCAGGCCCCAAGCGCCAAGCCTAGGAGGAACGTGGAAAGCATGATCGTGTAGGCGTAGATCGAGGAGCCCAGCACCAAAACGAGCACCCGCGACCATGCCACCTCATAAAGCATCGAGATAAATCCAGAAACGGCATACATCCCAACCAGAGCACGAGCCTCATCGTGGGTCGGCTCCGACTTCCCCGCCTGCATCAGCCGAGTGCCCGGAAGCTGTTCCCGCGCATAACTTGAAGGATCCTGGTCGAAACTATTGATCAGCAGCTGCGACAATCGCCACGCGCCCAAAGCAGCCAAGCCATTCAAGCCCATCGCGATCCACTGGGTCTGCTCCAGACCTACCTTCGGAAAAAGAACGAGACCCGCGAGCGCGCAGCCCAGTACGGCTCCTGCAGTGTTCGCCGCATACAGCCAACCTACAAAGTGCCGGCTCAGTTGTTTATCCCTCGAGACCAAGTCGCTCATAAGGGGCAAAGTCGCCCCCATCAATAGCGTGGGCACAATCAGCACCAATGTGGAAAGGCCAAAACGCAACAGCGTAGCCCCGGCGAATGAGGTCTCCACATTCTTCCAAAGGGCCTGTTCTATCGGAATGAAAGCTTGAATCAGGTAGGGAGTAACGAAAGCGAGCGCAGCGATCATCAACTCGATCACTGCATAAACACGGAGAGGATGATATCGCCCGAGCCTTTGGATCCAGCGCCCCATGGCAAAGCTGCCAAGCGCCAGTCCACCCATGAAAACAGCCAGGACGGTAGCCACCGCGTAGGTGGTTGACCCAAAAACTAATTCCAGTTGCCTGACCCAACTGAGCTCGTAGATCAGGCCGCTCATGCCAGAGCCGACAAAACAAACCATCAGCCAGGAGTACAGGCGAGAGCGGGGCGAAATGCCATTCATTAGCCCCTGCATAGCAAGAGGCCTACCAAAAGGATCTACCCTCGAAGCGGAGCAACCGGATGCAGTTTGAGAAGCCAGCGGGTCGCCTCACCCAGAGAATCGGCAATAAATCTCAGAGTCAAGAAAGCACCTAGGCAAGAGATGCCTAGAGGGCCAAGCCCCAGGGTGCACTTTGAGTGACCTCGCTGGGGGTTAGATTTCGCTGAGGCGAGAGTCCTGCCGGGATCAGGGATCCGTCACCCTCACGCGCATGCGGTAGTGACGTGAGATGTTGGTGGGGCCGCGATCAAAGTAGACGAACGGCACCGATTGCGGAGGCACGGTGTTGGCCACGGGCGTAACAATGTTGGTCAACACCATCCAAGGTCCGTTCGCCAAGTCCAAGGTGTATTCCAGAGTGTTGGTCGCGTAATTCGTGTAGACCGTGTTGTTGTAGCTGACCAAGGCATTGCCAGTCAGCAAGAAGCCTCGTCGGCCTAGAGCATTGGTGGGCACCGGGGGCTGCAAATCGGTGTTCACGGAAGTCCAGACAGGTTGAGCATCGCTCGGATTGGGGATCCCGTCGTTATCCGAATCCAGGTTCGCGTTGAGAACCAAAGACAGGTTCAGATCAAAGCTCAACAGGCCATAGCTGATGTTGGTGCCGGAGAAATTACCAGCAAAGCTAGAAGCCCAGCGCAACCCATCGTCGGCTGCATGATTGACTCCATCCTGTGGTAAGAGAGGGGTTGAGTTGGCAAAATAGACCCGAATGCCCGGATCCACCACGATGGCGTCGGCAATGTTAGTCGCGTTGTTCAACAAAACCAACTCGTCGATGTAAAAGGCAACATTACTAACGCCAGGAGGCGGAGAGAATCGGAACAAGCAGTTGTCTCCCCCATCGAGTACCAAACGTCCGATGGCTAGATTGGTAGCATAAGCGTCAGGAGTCGGTCCCGCGTCAGGGATGGCGGATGAATGGATGACTTCGGTGAAGGCTCCAGCCGTGGAATAGATTGTGGTCCCCAAAAGGTTTCCGGACTTCGGTGCCCGCATCAGGACCAAGCTTTGGTTGATCGACCAGAAGTTGGAGGAGGACGGGCCCCCATCAGAAATGGAGTTCGTGACGTTGAGGATCAGTCCTCCGGCAGCGACAG
The nucleotide sequence above comes from Verrucomicrobiales bacterium. Encoded proteins:
- a CDS encoding fused MFS/spermidine synthase, with product MNGISPRSRLYSWLMVCFVGSGMSGLIYELSWVRQLELVFGSTTYAVATVLAVFMGGLALGSFAMGRWIQRLGRYHPLRVYAVIELMIAALAFVTPYLIQAFIPIEQALWKNVETSFAGATLLRFGLSTLVLIVPTLLMGATLPLMSDLVSRDKQLSRHFVGWLYAANTAGAVLGCALAGLVLFPKVGLEQTQWIAMGLNGLAALGAWRLSQLLINSFDQDPSSYAREQLPGTRLMQAGKSEPTHDEARALVGMYAVSGFISMLYEVAWSRVLVLVLGSSIYAYTIMLSTFLLGLALGAWLGNRLLRNRAYVFHAVALVQVGVLLTTYLGVQCVEELPFLYLKTFEMVPTSPATFLSVQFLFAFGLMILPTIGLGAMFPIVLQGLPTAGSTTPALVGWAYAWNTLGAIGGSVVAGFWLVPLLGTQKTMLMGVLLNAALGAWAMSFMQRGFLRRCRRTVGAALLTIGVASLALTSPWDPAVMSSGMFRYAKDYTGLNRQEFLQRLRALSGEVLFFDEGLTCTVTVKRSRNLIHLAVNGKPDASVPSGLKNPFAPHDEPQQGDLGTQILLGQLPLLLGDKSDDVLVIGLGSGVTLGSVLTHPVKRVDCLELEHAVVEGSRFFEDYNRKPLADPRTHMLVNDARNHLLVSDRQYDVIISEPSNPWIPGAANLFTKEFFELSRKRLRDAGTFCLWLQMYEIEPEHFELILRTFGSVYPEMHLFRSGTDAVVLGSMKPLAFDLARLRAKWSDAVEQEFRIMRTGSVEDLLAHYWIGGKELSGQLSGSNYNTDDNRVIEFSAPLQVILRAVTPLRPESMVSRLYEQAGSGLIPHLSDPQISSDAGFWIRLSEASRRDGHHAASLRYARHALQLTPSAEAVRATSLGLLAIRQRDQALALLSEYSSRFDQSSVFQRARAEVLALVGQWSEVRSAATEWLRLAPADPRARYFLGISQFQLGQSTEALAAFEAVRNDLWEDRECKKLPFYLGTLLWDKGRWQEAAVCFETHLLREPQHVGSRLKWIDVLSRLGRESEALGQCQQLVQIASAAGENILRTAVASLQRGELPSASAQLEQARGLKPWDPDIALRLAYAQELQGDLKSATATLEGFLIRTPDRPQVLGYLSGLLEKQAQSDRAKVMADRYKVITGESWDGK